In Pseudoliparis swirei isolate HS2019 ecotype Mariana Trench chromosome 11, NWPU_hadal_v1, whole genome shotgun sequence, a genomic segment contains:
- the si:dkeyp-110a12.4 gene encoding uromodulin produces the protein MAPASLVLLAWLLFTMRMVTAAVHLEPEEEELNDTVICNNDHMEVVIPSAFFLNKVPPVYVEDLHLNDPECRGVEVGDDYVFSIKTNLSDCGTIMASDESHIMFINTIHNNDSDVITRNYINITFVCRYPINYLVQQPNGENMIRVDIRTITLNTEDGNFSVSMLLYKDDAFEDRWTTVPSLTLEDDIFVKVFMIPGHLMLRVERCWATPTSDPYSNIQYTFIGDSCPVLANEQTLSVLKNGQGPEATFRIQMFKFVGSSYTNVFLHCNVQICHNTPGVCQPNCSSEDELIRTRRDIPLSHTVSYGPIRRLLGGEKPSLNAGRYPHVETFVLGGLLVVLLLVTGVFGKLWLRSRRFYPARDAQLTLSNMQHLSEVAS, from the exons ATGGCACCTGCCAGTTTGGTTCTTCTCGCCTGGTTACTGTTCACCATGAGGATGGTCACCGCGGCGGTGCATctggagccggaggaggagg AGCTCAACGACACCGTCATCTGTAACAACGACCACATGGAGGTCGTTATCCCCAGCGCTTTCTTCCTCAACAAGGTGCCTCCAGTTTAT GTTGAGGATTTGCATTTGAATGATCCGGAGTGCCGTGGCGTCGAGGTCGGAGACGACTACGTCTTCAGCATCAAGACGAATCTCTCCGACTGCGGAACCATAATG gcCTCAGATGAGTCCCACATCATGTTCATAAACACGATACACAACAACGATTCAGATGTTATAACGAGGAACTATATCAACATAACGTTCGTGTGCCGCTACCCCATCAACTACCTGGTCCAACAGCCCAACGGGGAGAACATGATCAGAGTCGACATCCG CACCATCACTTTGAACACGGAGGACGGAAACTTCTCCGTGTCGATGTTGCTGTACAAAGACGACGCGTTCGAGGACAGGTGGACCACGGTGCCGTCGCTGACGCTGGAGGACGACATCTTTGTGAAAGTCTTCATG ATACCGGGCCACCTGATGCTGCGTGTGGAGAGATGCTGGGCCACGCCGACCAGCGATCCGTACAGTAATATTCAGTACACCTTCAtcggagacag CTGCCCGGTGTTGGCCAATGAACAGACCCTGAGCGTGCTGAAGAACGGCCAGGGCCCGGAGGCCACCTTCAGGATACAAATGTTCAAGTTTGTCGGCAGCTCTTACACCAACGTCTTCCTCCACTGCAACGTCCAGATCTGCCACAACACCCCGGGAGTGTGTCAGCCT AACTGTTCCAGTGAAGATGAATTAATCAGGACCCGCAGAGACATCCCTCTGTCCCATACAGTGTCTTATGGACCAATCAGACGGCTACTAGGCGGTGAAAAGCCCAGTCTGA ATGCGGGCAGATACCCTCACGTGGAGACTTTTGTCCTCGGGGGGCTGCTGGTCGTCTTGCTGCTGGTCACCGGCGTGTTTGGGAAGCTGTGGCTTCGCTCCCGGCGGTTCTACCCGGCGCGGGACGCTCAGCTCACTCTGTCCAACATGCAACACCTCTCAGAGGTGGCCTCGTGA